AGTATTTTGGTAACTTTACAATAGGATACAATGGACATAAACAAAGGTCAATCACACTCATTTTCTCCAACCACacatccttgttaatttttagttATTGATATTTTAGAATTCATTTAATCCGACGGCCGACAAattgtgtgagaagtaaaaattggTGTGTAAATTCACCATAGCCTCTCTGAGCATGAAAGGGATGAATAACCGTGGCTTGTCACCATTTATTATCTTTTAAAAAAAGAACAAGTCCTAACAAATCCACTCAATTACGGGCCGACAAATTTCAGGTAGGTCCAAACTATACAACAACTCAAAATCTTAGCCCAAACATAAATCCCAAAAgcttccagaaaaagaaaattgaagacCGAAAAGAGTGAAGAAGTGAGCAAACTAGGGTTCTTGTCGTTTCACCAAAATCAATCACCAATGAAGCTAGCCGGACTGAAATCAATCGAGGACGCGCACGACGAGTCGGTATGGGCGGTGACGTGGGTGCCGGCCACCGAGTCCCGACCCTCTTTGCTGCTAACCGGGTCACTGGACGAGACCGTGAGGCTGTGGCAACCGGACGAGCTGGTGAACCGGGGAAAAATGACCGGCCACTGCCTCGGCGTGGCTTCGGTGGCGGCCCACCCCTCCGGCCGCATCGCCGCCTCGGCTTCGCTGGATAGCTTCGTCAGGGTATTTGATGTTGATACCAACAATACAGTGGCCAGTCTCGAAGCCCCGCCGTCTGAAGTGTGGCAATTACGATTCAATCCCCAGGTACATTGTTGCAAATGTTGGAAATTTTGGATATTTATTTTCTGAGTAAAGTTTGTATTTAATTACTTGTTTTTGTATCTATGCATTAAATTCTGCTGAGTTTATTTTgatgggatgtgctatccacacactttattttacttctcatacatccttgataatttatgtccattgatcttcttcaattcatccgatctgacagttgaaaattaaaaatgtgtgagagaagtaaaataggatgtatggatatcacatccctatttttgtttactttgaAAATTATGATAAAATTAGACTTGGGGATTTAGAATATGTTGTATTTTGCTTGGCTGCTTTACTAATAGTGTCAGAGATGCCAATTGGAGACAAACTTACCTACGCTATGCAGTATGCAGCGGTATCTCAAGCCAATCACACTCTGTCATACGTCTTATAACGCCATACGTTTTAAATTTCCCACGTGACATTGGGTGATTGACTTCAGGATACCATTTAAAATTTACCACGTGGAATTGCGTGAATGCTTAGATACCACCACAATGGTATCCCCGTTTTCGGGAAAGTTCTTCTTGAGAAGTTGTTGATCTCTTTTAGTTCTTAATTGTTAAACTGATATTCAAAGTGGACCAAATTTGAATAAATGAGATGCTCCAAGTGAACATATTTAGTGTTTGTATCTAAAATTAGGACTTATTTTAGGGTCTTTAGCATTACATTTATCGAGGCTCCGAGTGATTTCTGATTCTTACTGAGAACCATCTTTTTTGTTTGCTAAAGCAAGTTTAGAGGCATTTGATTGAAGGTATTTGAAGCAGACAATTTTGGTAATATTCAAATTGATGCTAATTTGTGGTACCCGATCAGGGTACCATGCTAGCTGTGGCAGGTGGGGGAAGTGCATCAGTCAAAGTTTGGGACACTGCCACATGGGATATAGTAGCCACATTGTCTATTCCTCGCCCCGAAGGTACCAAGCCAACTGATAAAAGCAGCAGCAAGAAGTTTGTGCTATCGGTTGCCTGGAGTCCTGATGGGAGACGCATTGCTTGTGGCTCGATGGATGGAACCGTTTCTGTTTTTGATGCAGATCGTGCCAAATTCCTGCACCACCTGGAAGGCCACTTCATGCCAGTGAGGTCTCTTGTGTTTTCACCCGTTGAGCCAAGGTTACTCTTCACAGGCTCAGATGATACCCATGTACACATGTATGACGCTGAAGGAAAAACCTTGGTTGGAGCTATGTCAGGTCATGCAGGATGGGTCCTGAGTGTGGATGTGAGCAGTGATGGGGCGGCTGTTGCAACAGGCTCAAGTGATAGAACTGTGAGGCTGTGGGATATCAGCATGAGGGGAGCTGTGCAGACAATGAGCAACCACACTGACCAAGTCTGGGGAGTGGCGTTTCGACCAGGAGGAATGCCTGGTAGACTTGCAAGTGTGTCGGATGACAAGAGCATATCGCTGTACGACTACTCTTGAAGTGGCTGGCTCGGGGAGATATGAGAACCTTGGAAATTTACCAGATTGTTCACTTGAAATCGGTTTGTTTGACACCTTGTTCACTTGAAACTAGTGTTGGTCGAGGGAGGGAATGCATACCTATTCGACGGATGTTTTACCGTCGAATTGGTGAACCCTTTACAGTAAAAAAATGAACTGGCGAAGCCTTAGATTTGACCTTGTTAATGTGTATTCTTAGGCTCGCAGCTTTAACAAGTAAGTTTTGGCATATATGTGTTTGGTCATTTTTTCAGTTGGGTAATTCACCTTTTGTCCATATATGGAAAATTATGTGGCATTTTTTTAGATCGAATGTGGATTTTTTGTTGCTCCTTggttcaagaaaaagaaaataaaccaACAGATTTCTCTCCTTTCTGCCCTATTACCTTGATGTTTAAGAAAAATGCgttgttattgacactttaaGAGAATCATTTTACACTATAAGAgtatttttttccctttaattTTTACATACTAAGGGAGCTCACattaaatttttgaattttatacTTTTGTAAGAAATGTGTTACGCTTGAATGGTTTTAATGTCTCAAGTCAAGTTTTTATCGTACAAAGCAGTTGACTTCTCAAATGGTGCATATTCTTTCCGTGCATCGTATCATTCCACAATCCACTCCActaaccaaaataaataaatatgtaacgGTATGACAGTGACACCAAGAAACACGTCCAACGGGAAGCTTAAACTTTATGACTCGATATTTAccaaaaagaagagaagaaaaaaagcagTTCAAGACATGACAGCACCATTTAACATTGTCAAGGATGATAAAACAAGTTGGAGAATCAcacgaaaacaaaaataatgacATGACACCACCATGGCACCATGGGAGAAGTCATGACAAACACCTTCCAAGCATGTGGGAAACTAGAAAATTCCTTAAAACACGCAAACAAAAGAGCAGCGTAGAGATACGTATCACAAGATTAATCCAAAAAAACCAAGGGATATGTTGTTCCACTAATGTTACACAAGATGTCTGAATGTGATCAGAAACATGGTCATTTACATATATATCTGTCGGACAATTTTCACAAGTAAATATAAGATTATATTTGCGAAACATATataaaacagaaaaacaaaattaactcTCTCGATTAATCCAAAAGCAACGTGCTGAAATCCAAGCATCAACAGCAAAATGGGATACTTTGTTACATTAATACAAAAACTTGCTTCCTAAACCTCCTCTCTCACTCAGACCTTTGGTGCCTTGTTGAACAAATACTCCTTGAGCACATCCATAACCTCCCCGAATTCCGCCTTCACCTCCGTCGGCGGGTTAGCGAACCGGCAAGCCATGTCCTTGATTGCCTTCGAGTGATAGTCAACTTTCGACTGCGTAAACTTCAGACCATGAGCAGTACTCACCACCACAGTCCGATCACCGGCTCCAATGACACCACTCTTCCTCAGCTTATCCAATGCGGTTAGAGCAACGCCGGTGTGAGGGCAGATAAACATCCCTGTGGAGTCGGCTTTCGCCATTGCGTCCATCAACTCCTCCTCACTTGCTTCCTCCACAATCCCATCACAATTCTTTAGAGCATACACGGCTCTGTCGATTGAAACAGGGTCCCCAATCTGAATAGCCGAGGCAAATGTCGAATTCGCCTTCACCGGCTTGAAATCCTTCCACCCTGACTTGTAATACAAGTAAAGCGGGTTCGCATTTGCTGCCTGAGCGCAAACCATCCGCGGAATTCGATCCACTAACCCCAATTCCTGGCACATTTTGAACCCTTTGTAAAATGCATAGATGTTGCCTAGATTGCCTCCGGGAACAATGACCCAATCGGGCACTTCCCAATCAAATTGCTGCAAAATCTCAATCGCCGCCGTCTTCTGCCCCTCCAGCCTCAAACTATTCAGCGAATTCGCCAAGTAAATTGGCAATTCGGCCGTGATTTCCCTGATTAGCTTCATGCAGCCGTCGAAATCGGTGTCGATGCTCAGCACGAACGCGCCGTTCGCAATCGGCTGGACCAATTGCGCCATTGAAATTTTGTTAGCCGGTAAGAAAACAATCGAGGGAATACCTGCGGCAGCGCAATAAGCGGATAGAGCTGCCGACGTGTCGCCGGTGGAGGCGCAGCCCACTCCGACGACGGGGCGTTTGAGCTTCCTGAGGCGGTTGACCTGGCTGATTAGCACCGTCATGCCGAGGTCCTTGAAGCTGCCGGTGTGGCTGATCCCGCAGTGCTTGACCCAGAGATCGTTCATGCCCAGAAACTGTTTGCCGAAACGCTCCGCCCAGAAGAGGTTGGAGTTCCCCTCGAACGCCGAAACGATGTCGTCGTCGTCAATCTCGGGCAGGACCCACTCCTTCTTAGACCAGACGCCGGAGCCGTACGGCCACGTGGTCTTCCCCACGCGCGAGTCGAAGAGTCTCCGCCAGTACGCGCCGTCGAACTTCCGCAGCGCGTCCATGTCGTGCTGGACGTCGAGGAGGCCGCCGGATTGGCTGCGGTAGACGATTTCGTCAAGCGAGTAGGACTCGGGCGAGTCGAAGCCCGAGTTGAACGGAACGTACTTGGCCGAGAAGCTGTTGGGGGAGCGGTGTCGGCGGGCCTCATCGCGGATGTTCTCATCGGCGGCGCGGCGGGTCTTGCTGGAAGGGGGCTGGGGCGGGGTCCTGTTTGTTGCGGGGGAGGGATCGAATGTGGAGGAGGTGCAGGATACGGAAAGTGAGGAGGTAGGGGGGCGTTTGGACGCGGGGTTTTGGTAAAACGCGGAGAGATTa
Above is a window of Malus sylvestris chromosome 15, drMalSylv7.2, whole genome shotgun sequence DNA encoding:
- the LOC126605529 gene encoding WD repeat-containing protein VIP3-like translates to MKLAGLKSIEDAHDESVWAVTWVPATESRPSLLLTGSLDETVRLWQPDELVNRGKMTGHCLGVASVAAHPSGRIAASASLDSFVRVFDVDTNNTVASLEAPPSEVWQLRFNPQGTMLAVAGGGSASVKVWDTATWDIVATLSIPRPEGTKPTDKSSSKKFVLSVAWSPDGRRIACGSMDGTVSVFDADRAKFLHHLEGHFMPVRSLVFSPVEPRLLFTGSDDTHVHMYDAEGKTLVGAMSGHAGWVLSVDVSSDGAAVATGSSDRTVRLWDISMRGAVQTMSNHTDQVWGVAFRPGGMPGRLASVSDDKSISLYDYS
- the LOC126604151 gene encoding threonine synthase, chloroplastic-like: MASSALFHSSLSSLSPNLSAFYQNPASKRPPTSSLSVSCTSSTFDPSPATNRTPPQPPSSKTRRAADENIRDEARRHRSPNSFSAKYVPFNSGFDSPESYSLDEIVYRSQSGGLLDVQHDMDALRKFDGAYWRRLFDSRVGKTTWPYGSGVWSKKEWVLPEIDDDDIVSAFEGNSNLFWAERFGKQFLGMNDLWVKHCGISHTGSFKDLGMTVLISQVNRLRKLKRPVVGVGCASTGDTSAALSAYCAAAGIPSIVFLPANKISMAQLVQPIANGAFVLSIDTDFDGCMKLIREITAELPIYLANSLNSLRLEGQKTAAIEILQQFDWEVPDWVIVPGGNLGNIYAFYKGFKMCQELGLVDRIPRMVCAQAANANPLYLYYKSGWKDFKPVKANSTFASAIQIGDPVSIDRAVYALKNCDGIVEEASEEELMDAMAKADSTGMFICPHTGVALTALDKLRKSGVIGAGDRTVVVSTAHGLKFTQSKVDYHSKAIKDMACRFANPPTEVKAEFGEVMDVLKEYLFNKAPKV